A stretch of the Orcinus orca chromosome 1, mOrcOrc1.1, whole genome shotgun sequence genome encodes the following:
- the ENO1 gene encoding alpha-enolase translates to MSVLKIHAREIFDSRGNPTVEVDLYTSKGLFRAAVPSGASTGIYEALELRDNDKTRYMGKGVSKAVEHINKTIAPALVSKKLSVVEQQKIDKLMIEMDGTENKSKFGANAILGVSLAVCKAGAAEKGVPLYRHIADLAGNAEVILPVPAFNVINGGSHAGNKLAMQEFMILPVGAENFREAMRIGAEVYHNLKNVIKEKYGKDATNVGDEGGFAPNILENKEALELLKNAIGKAGYTDKVVVGMDVAASEFFRSGKYDLDFKSPDDPSRYITPDELANLYKSFIRDYPVVSIEDPFDQDDWEAWQKFTASAGIQVVGDDLTVTNPKRISKAVSEKSCNCLLLKVNQIGSVTESLQACKLAQSNGWGVMVSHRSGETEDTFIADLVVGLCTGQIKTGAPCRSERLAKYNQILRIEEELGSKAKFAGRNFRNPLAK, encoded by the exons ATGTCTGTCCTCAAGATCCACGCCAGAGAGATCTTCGACTCTCGTGGGAATCCCACCGTTGAGGTTGATCTCTACACCTCCAAAG GTCTCTTCAGAGCTGCTGTGCCCAGTGGTGCCTCAACTGGTATCTACGAGGCCCTGGAGCTCCGGGACAATGACAAGACGCGCTACATGGGCAAAG GTGTCTCAAAGGCTGTTGAGCACATCAATAAAACTATTGCGCCTGCCCTGGTTAGCAAG AAACTGAGCGTCGTGGAGCAGCAGAAGATCGACAAGCTGATGATAGAGATGGATGGCACGGAAAATAAAT CCAAGTTTGGTGCGAACGCCATCCTGGGCGTGTCCCTGGCTGTGTGCAAGGCTGGCGCCGCTGAGAAGGGGGTGCCCCTGTACCGCCACATTGCCGACTTGGCTGGCAATGCCGAGGTCATCCTGCCAGTTCCG GCTTTCAATGTCATCAATGGGGGCTCTCACGCTGGCAACAAGCTGGCCATGCAGGAGTTCATGATCCTCCCCGTCGGGGCCGAAAACTTCCGGGAGGCCATGCGCATTGGAGCGGAGGTATACCACAACCTGAAGAATGTGATCAAGGAGAAATACGGGAAAGACGCCACCAACGTGGGAGACGAAGGCGGGTTTGCTCCCAACATCCTGGAGAACAAAGAAG ccctggagctgctgaagaACGCCATCGGGAAGGCGGGCTACACCGATAAGGTCGTCGTTGGCATGGATGTGGCCGCCTCTGAGTTCTTCAGGTCGGGCAAGTATGACCTGGACTTCAAGTCACCCGATGACCCCAGCAGGTACATCACACCTGACGAGCTGGCCAACCTGTACAAGTCCTTCATCAGGGACTACCCAG TGGTGTCCATCGAGGACCCCTTCGACCAGGATGACTGGGAAGCTTGGCAGAAGTTCACTGCCAGCGCGGGAATCCAGGTGGTGGGGGACGACCTCACCGTGACCAACCCCAAGCGGATTTCCAAGGCTGTGAGCGAGAAGTCGTGCAACTGCCTCCTGCTCAAAGTGAACCAGATCGGCTCCGTGACTGAGTCCCTGCAGGC GTGCAAGCTGGCCCAGTCCAATGGGTGGGGCGTCATGGTGTCGCATCGCTCCGGGGAGACTGAAGACACCTTCATCGCCGACCTGGTGGTGGGACTGTGCACTGGGCAG aTCAAGACTGGTGCACCATGCCGATCCGAGCGCTTGGCCAAGTACAATCAGATCCTCAG AATTGAAGAGGAACTGGGCAGCAAGGCCAAGTTTGCCGGCAGGAACTTCAGAAACCCCCTCGCCAAGTAA